A genomic segment from Pedobacter sp. MC2016-14 encodes:
- a CDS encoding alpha-L-arabinofuranosidase C-terminal domain-containing protein, with amino-acid sequence MNYKINFAILISTLCGITASAQIKDAIMVDVARSESKVSPTMWGIFFEDINMGADGGLYAEMVKNRSFEFLKPLMGWNIKGKKVKEGDVLVLNRQEANVANPRYLRVNVKAALKGDVGLSNAGFKGGMGVKKGLRYDFSVRCRQQGANVTLHIELLDEKDQLLGGGILKPSGTSGQWGKQEISFTANEGSGNAKLNIWMEGTGVLDLDMISLFPGDTWKGRKAGMRADMVQLLADMKPGFIRFPGGCIVEGIDLANRYQWKKTVGPIEERQLIMNRWNTEFAHRPAPDYFQTFGLGFFEYFQLAEDIGAEPLPILNCGMACQFNTAEVVPLDQLDPYVEDALDLIEFANGDISSKWGKLRTEMGHPAPFNLKYLGVGNENWGPQYVERAKVFQAAIKAKYPNINLIFSSGTDPDSERFRYLDASLREMKADVIDEHYYRAPEWFLKNAERYDQYDRNGPKVFAGEYAAHVDGKIIGSNRNIWEAAIAEAAFMTGLERNAAVVNMASYAPLFANTEGWQWAPDLIWMDNLKIYGTPNYLVQKLFSTNKGTHTVSALINNKVISGADHLYVSSVIDRVKKELIVKMVNTDGSVKTKEIAFEGVKLAGSGSLTVIKGELSDRNTIDKPFFILPKEEKLKIKGKGTTILLPANSVVMLKIAYH; translated from the coding sequence ATGAATTATAAGATAAACTTTGCTATACTCATCTCCACCTTATGCGGTATAACAGCTTCTGCACAAATAAAGGATGCCATCATGGTGGATGTTGCCAGGTCTGAAAGTAAAGTCTCGCCTACCATGTGGGGCATTTTCTTTGAAGATATCAATATGGGTGCTGACGGGGGCTTATATGCCGAGATGGTAAAAAACCGTTCTTTTGAGTTTTTAAAGCCTTTAATGGGGTGGAATATAAAGGGTAAGAAGGTTAAAGAAGGAGATGTATTGGTGCTCAACAGGCAGGAAGCCAATGTAGCCAATCCAAGGTACCTGAGGGTAAATGTTAAAGCTGCGTTGAAAGGAGATGTTGGCCTTAGTAATGCCGGCTTTAAAGGAGGAATGGGCGTAAAGAAAGGCTTGAGATATGATTTTTCTGTACGCTGCCGTCAGCAGGGGGCAAATGTTACCTTACACATTGAATTGCTGGATGAAAAAGACCAGTTGCTTGGTGGCGGAATACTAAAACCTTCCGGCACTTCAGGACAATGGGGAAAGCAGGAGATTAGTTTTACTGCAAATGAAGGCTCTGGTAATGCTAAATTGAACATTTGGATGGAAGGTACCGGCGTGCTTGACCTGGATATGATCTCTCTTTTTCCTGGTGATACCTGGAAAGGGCGAAAGGCAGGTATGCGTGCAGATATGGTTCAGCTATTGGCGGATATGAAGCCTGGTTTTATACGCTTTCCCGGTGGTTGTATCGTAGAGGGCATTGATTTGGCCAATCGCTACCAGTGGAAAAAAACGGTGGGACCTATCGAAGAGCGTCAGCTGATCATGAACCGCTGGAACACAGAGTTTGCACACCGCCCTGCACCAGATTATTTTCAAACTTTCGGACTTGGTTTTTTTGAATATTTTCAGCTGGCAGAGGACATTGGTGCTGAGCCCTTGCCCATTCTAAACTGTGGTATGGCCTGCCAGTTTAATACCGCTGAAGTTGTCCCTTTAGATCAGCTTGATCCTTATGTGGAAGATGCGCTGGATCTTATTGAATTTGCAAATGGAGACATCAGCTCCAAATGGGGAAAGTTAAGGACAGAAATGGGGCATCCAGCACCTTTCAATTTAAAATATTTAGGGGTAGGTAATGAAAACTGGGGACCTCAATATGTAGAACGGGCAAAGGTTTTTCAGGCGGCCATCAAGGCTAAGTATCCTAATATCAACCTGATTTTTAGCTCCGGCACAGATCCCGATTCTGAACGTTTTAGGTATTTGGATGCCTCACTGCGTGAAATGAAAGCTGATGTGATTGACGAACATTATTACCGCGCTCCTGAATGGTTCCTTAAAAATGCAGAACGGTATGATCAATACGACAGAAATGGCCCTAAAGTTTTTGCCGGAGAATACGCGGCACATGTTGATGGAAAAATTATCGGGAGTAACCGTAACATCTGGGAGGCGGCAATTGCCGAAGCCGCATTTATGACTGGCTTGGAGCGAAATGCTGCCGTGGTTAATATGGCCTCTTATGCCCCTTTATTTGCAAATACAGAAGGTTGGCAATGGGCACCTGATTTAATTTGGATGGATAACCTGAAGATCTATGGCACACCAAATTACCTGGTACAGAAATTATTTTCTACAAACAAAGGGACACATACAGTTTCTGCATTAATCAATAACAAGGTGATTTCTGGTGCAGATCATTTATATGTGTCTTCAGTAATTGACCGTGTAAAAAAAGAACTTATTGTTAAGATGGTAAATACAGATGGATCCGTTAAAACCAAAGAGATCGCTTTTGAAGGGGTAAAGCTGGCGGGCTCGGGTAGTTTAACGGTAATTAAGGGCGAATTGTCTGATAGGAATACTATAGACAAGCCCTTTTTTATTCTTCCTAAAGAAGAAAAGCTGAAAATAAAAGGCAAGGGCACCACCATCCTGTTACCCGCCAACTCAGTTGTGATGCTTAAAATTGCTTACCATTAA
- the galB gene encoding beta-galactosidase GalB — MIKKNCLLISFSILILFILPSPISFAQTRTEYLLSKNWKFSKGDFKNAPEPTFPDQQWETVSIPHDWAIKGPFNGQNDLQKVQIVQNGEKEASVKSGRTGGLPFVGIGWYRNKFTAPAFGKNKRAVLLFDGAMSNPYVYVNGKEAGHWAYGYNSFSIDITNYLIEGKENTLAVRLENKAQSSRWYTGAGLYRNVHLIITEDVNVPVWGTYLTTPEVNADFAKVKIKTKVESLRTNTSGLRLQTTIVDAKGQLIAESSSDLLATDHMEFEQNLVVKNPVLWSPESPVLYKAISKVYHQGKLKDEYSTSFGIRSIKFEAGKGFSLNGVYRKFKGVCNHHDLGPLGAAINVSALRRQLTLLKDMGCDAIRTSHNMPAPELVKLCDEMGFMMMVESFDEWKARKVANGYSHLFDEWAEKDLVNMIHRDRNNPSVVMWSIGNEVPDQSTKNGNKIAKFLQDICHREDPTRPVTAGMDRINDAINNNFASILDVPGFNYKPMLYDNANSKLPQGFILGTETASTVSSRGVYKFPVAFAKMKMYDDNQSSSYDVEFCNWSQIPDDEFVKQDDLGFVIGEFVWTGFDYLGEPTPYDAKWPSHSSYFGIIDLAGIPKDRFYLYRSNWNKEKPTLHVLPHWTFPGREGQVTPVFCYTSYPSAELFVNGKSMGRQVKNNSANMNRYRLMWNDVVYQPGLIKVVAYDENGKAVAEETVKTAGKPHHLVLRSDRNSLSADGNDLAYVTVKIVDAEGNLCPDADNILNFSVSGEGSYKVVANGDATSLELFHLPYMKAFKGMLVTTLQSSEKAGTITLKVSGKGLKTAVFSLKSE; from the coding sequence ATGATAAAGAAGAACTGCTTACTCATTTCCTTTTCCATCCTCATTCTTTTCATTCTCCCTTCACCAATATCCTTTGCGCAAACGCGTACTGAATACTTACTTAGTAAAAACTGGAAATTTAGTAAAGGTGATTTTAAAAATGCCCCTGAACCCACATTTCCTGATCAGCAATGGGAAACCGTAAGTATTCCCCATGACTGGGCTATAAAAGGCCCATTTAACGGGCAGAATGATTTGCAAAAAGTTCAGATTGTACAAAATGGTGAAAAAGAAGCCAGTGTAAAATCTGGCCGTACAGGCGGCTTGCCTTTTGTAGGCATAGGCTGGTACCGCAATAAATTTACCGCTCCTGCTTTTGGAAAAAATAAAAGGGCTGTATTGCTTTTTGACGGTGCCATGAGTAATCCTTATGTGTACGTAAATGGTAAGGAGGCTGGACATTGGGCTTACGGCTACAATTCATTTTCTATTGATATTACCAATTATCTTATTGAAGGAAAGGAAAATACATTGGCGGTGCGCCTGGAAAATAAAGCGCAATCTTCCAGGTGGTATACTGGCGCAGGATTATACAGAAATGTACATTTAATCATTACAGAAGATGTCAACGTTCCGGTTTGGGGCACTTACCTTACCACTCCAGAAGTGAATGCAGACTTTGCTAAAGTGAAAATTAAAACCAAGGTAGAGAGCCTAAGGACTAACACTAGCGGACTGCGCTTACAGACCACCATTGTAGATGCAAAAGGACAGCTGATTGCTGAAAGTTCTTCTGATCTTTTGGCTACAGACCATATGGAATTTGAACAAAATCTTGTAGTTAAAAACCCGGTACTATGGTCGCCGGAAAGCCCTGTACTGTACAAAGCCATTTCAAAAGTGTACCATCAGGGCAAGTTGAAAGATGAATATTCTACCAGTTTTGGAATCCGCAGCATAAAATTTGAAGCTGGTAAAGGCTTTTCTTTAAATGGGGTTTACAGAAAATTTAAAGGGGTTTGTAACCATCATGATCTTGGACCGCTTGGTGCTGCAATTAACGTATCTGCTTTACGCAGACAGTTAACATTGCTTAAAGATATGGGTTGCGATGCCATACGGACCTCTCATAATATGCCTGCGCCAGAACTTGTCAAACTTTGTGATGAAATGGGTTTTATGATGATGGTAGAGTCATTTGACGAATGGAAAGCCAGAAAAGTAGCGAATGGCTACAGCCATTTGTTTGACGAATGGGCAGAAAAAGATTTGGTGAATATGATTCACCGTGACAGGAATAATCCTTCAGTAGTGATGTGGAGCATAGGAAACGAGGTTCCCGACCAAAGCACTAAAAACGGAAATAAGATCGCTAAATTTTTGCAGGACATCTGCCATCGGGAAGATCCTACCAGACCTGTTACGGCAGGGATGGATCGAATTAATGATGCAATAAACAATAACTTCGCCTCCATTCTTGATGTTCCCGGCTTTAATTATAAGCCCATGCTGTACGACAATGCCAATAGTAAATTGCCACAAGGATTTATTTTGGGTACGGAAACGGCCTCAACGGTAAGTTCCAGAGGGGTATATAAGTTTCCAGTGGCTTTTGCTAAAATGAAAATGTACGATGACAATCAAAGTTCTTCCTATGATGTAGAATTTTGTAACTGGTCTCAAATCCCGGATGATGAATTTGTTAAACAGGATGACCTTGGTTTTGTGATTGGCGAATTTGTTTGGACTGGCTTTGATTACCTCGGCGAACCTACGCCATATGATGCTAAATGGCCATCGCATAGCTCGTACTTTGGTATTATTGACCTTGCCGGCATCCCGAAAGATCGGTTTTACCTTTATCGCAGCAATTGGAACAAGGAAAAACCTACACTACATGTGCTGCCACATTGGACTTTCCCCGGCAGGGAAGGTCAGGTTACCCCAGTGTTTTGTTATACCAGTTACCCTTCTGCAGAATTGTTTGTAAATGGAAAAAGCATGGGGAGACAGGTAAAGAACAACAGTGCCAATATGAACAGGTACCGCCTGATGTGGAATGATGTGGTTTATCAGCCTGGGCTTATTAAAGTTGTGGCTTACGATGAAAATGGCAAAGCAGTAGCAGAGGAAACTGTGAAAACTGCCGGCAAGCCACATCACCTTGTGTTAAGGTCTGATCGTAATTCACTTTCTGCCGATGGCAATGATCTTGCCTATGTGACGGTTAAAATTGTAGATGCAGAAGGGAACCTTTGTCCCGATGCCGACAATATATTGAATTTTTCAGTGAGCGGTGAGGGTTCTTACAAGGTAGTCGCAAACGGAGATGCAACCAGCCTTGAACTTTTTCACCTGCCATACATGAAAGCCTTTAAAGGGATGTTGGTTACTACTTTGCAGTCTTCAGAAAAAGCCGGGACAATTACCTTAAAAGTATCTGGAAAAGGATTAAAAACTGCTGTCTTTAGCCTCAAATCAGAATAA